A single genomic interval of Mycolicibacterium sp. MU0053 harbors:
- the rpsI gene encoding 30S ribosomal protein S9, translating to MTEEAVTETTETAEAPVAAEAPVETYETAATEESAPREPVYLERPIQTVGRRKEAVVRVRLVPGTGKFFLDGRSLEEYFPNKVHQQLIKAPLVTVDRLESFDVYAHLDGGGPSGQAGALRLAIARALILVSPEDRPALKKAGFLTRDPRAIERKKYGLKKARKAPQYSKR from the coding sequence GTGACTGAAGAAGCCGTCACCGAGACCACCGAGACCGCAGAGGCCCCCGTGGCCGCTGAGGCTCCGGTGGAGACCTACGAGACCGCTGCCACCGAGGAGTCCGCTCCCCGCGAGCCGGTCTACCTGGAACGTCCCATCCAGACCGTGGGCCGCCGCAAGGAGGCCGTGGTCCGGGTGCGTCTGGTGCCCGGCACCGGCAAGTTCTTCCTGGACGGCCGCAGCCTGGAGGAGTACTTCCCGAACAAGGTGCATCAGCAGCTGATCAAGGCGCCGCTGGTGACCGTGGATCGGCTGGAGAGCTTCGATGTCTACGCCCACCTCGACGGTGGCGGACCCTCGGGTCAGGCCGGCGCGCTGCGCCTGGCGATCGCCCGTGCGCTCATCCTGGTGTCCCCCGAGGACCGTCCGGCGCTGAAGAAGGCCGGCTTCCTCACCCGCGACCCGCGTGCCATCGAGCGCAAGAAGTACGGCCTCAAGAAGGCCCGTAAGGCTCCTCAGTACAGCAAGCGCTGA
- the rplM gene encoding 50S ribosomal protein L13, whose product MPTYTPKAGDTTRQWYVIDASDVVLGRLAVAAATLLRGKHKPTFTPNVDGGDFVIIINAEKVAISGDKLEKKFAYRHSGYPGGLRKRSIGELLAKQPTRVVENAILGMLPHTKLGRQIQKKLKVYAGPEHPHTAQQPIAYEIKQVSQ is encoded by the coding sequence GTGCCTACTTACACGCCGAAGGCGGGTGACACCACGCGTCAGTGGTATGTCATCGATGCCTCGGATGTGGTGCTCGGCCGCCTTGCTGTTGCAGCAGCCACCCTGCTGCGGGGCAAGCACAAGCCGACATTCACACCCAATGTCGACGGTGGTGACTTCGTCATCATCATCAACGCCGAGAAGGTCGCCATCAGCGGCGACAAGCTCGAGAAGAAGTTCGCTTACCGCCACTCGGGTTATCCCGGCGGTCTGCGCAAGCGCAGCATCGGCGAGCTGCTGGCCAAGCAGCCGACCCGGGTGGTGGAGAACGCCATCCTCGGCATGCTGCCGCACACGAAGTTGGGTCGGCAGATCCAGAAGAAGCTGAAGGTCTATGCGGGTCCCGAGCACCCCCATACCGCCCAGCAGCCGATCGCATACGAGATCAAGCAGGTGAGCCAGTGA
- the eutC gene encoding ethanolamine ammonia-lyase subunit EutC: protein MTSEDPAVREFWDTLRLTTQARIGLGRAGNGLPTRRVLELAAAHATARDAVHIPLEVAELAAAVRDVGIGEPATVTSRARSRDEYLRRPDLGRVLAESRALPEHPADIGFVLADGLSPTALAHHGAALLSALVEQLRDRYTLAPPVIATQARVALGDHIGALQRVRTLLVIIGERPGLSVADSLGIYLTHLPRPGRTDADRNCVSNIHPPDGLGYADAARVAAGLIGGAVELGRSGVALKDTSRAGELH from the coding sequence TTGACCAGCGAGGATCCGGCCGTCCGAGAATTCTGGGACACGCTGCGCCTGACCACTCAGGCCAGGATCGGTCTGGGTCGAGCCGGCAACGGGCTGCCGACCCGACGGGTGCTGGAGTTGGCGGCCGCGCACGCCACCGCCCGTGACGCCGTGCACATTCCGCTGGAGGTCGCCGAGTTGGCGGCAGCTGTCCGCGACGTCGGAATCGGCGAGCCCGCGACGGTGACCAGCCGGGCCCGTTCCCGCGACGAGTACCTGCGCAGACCGGACCTGGGGCGGGTACTCGCCGAATCCCGGGCGTTGCCCGAGCACCCGGCCGACATCGGCTTCGTGCTGGCCGACGGACTGTCGCCGACAGCCCTGGCGCACCACGGTGCGGCGCTGCTGAGCGCACTCGTCGAGCAGTTGCGTGACCGCTACACCCTGGCGCCGCCGGTGATCGCCACTCAGGCCCGCGTCGCACTCGGCGACCACATCGGCGCTCTGCAGCGGGTCCGCACCCTGTTGGTGATCATCGGGGAGCGGCCCGGCCTGAGCGTGGCCGACAGCCTCGGCATCTATCTGACCCATCTGCCGCGGCCCGGCCGTACCGATGCCGACCGCAACTGTGTCTCCAACATCCACCCGCCCGACGGCCTGGGGTACGCCGACGCCGCGCGGGTGGCGGCCGGTCTGATCGGCGGTGCGGTCGAGCTGGGACGCTCCGGAGTCGCCCTCAAGGACACCTCCCGCGCCGGCGAACTGCACTGA
- a CDS encoding ethanolamine ammonia-lyase subunit EutB produces the protein MSYRQQVSGVNYHFDGLVEVMAKATPLRSGDQLAGCAAEHDAERAAAAWVLADLPLQTFLDEDLVDYDSDEVTRLIMDSHDRQAFSAISSLTVGGLRDWLLEAAAQDTAAETIAAVGPGLTPEMVAAVSKIMRNQDLIAVAAATRVTAGFRTTIGAPGTLATRLQPNHPTDDPRGIAASVLDGLLLGCGDAVIGVNPATDSPQATADLLELLDSIRTRYDIPAQSCVLSHITTTIGLIERGAPVDLVFQSIAGTQSANAAFGVDIALLREGRDAARALHRGTVGDNVMYLETGQGSALSSQSHLGVGGKPVDQQTLEARAYAVARDLQPLLINTVVGFIGPEYLYDGKQIIRAGLEDHFCGKLLGLPMGVDVCYTNHAEADQNDMDNLLTLLAAARVAFVITVPGADDVMLGYQSLAFHDVLTTRRTLGLRPAAEFEAWLRKVGMVDEAGTLTPFDLTRSPLRSLTSTDQ, from the coding sequence TTGAGTTATCGGCAACAGGTTTCGGGGGTGAACTACCACTTCGACGGGCTGGTCGAGGTGATGGCCAAAGCCACCCCGCTGCGCTCCGGGGATCAGCTTGCCGGATGCGCCGCCGAGCACGACGCCGAACGCGCGGCCGCCGCCTGGGTGCTCGCGGACCTGCCGCTGCAGACCTTCCTCGACGAGGACCTCGTCGACTACGACAGTGACGAGGTCACCCGGCTGATCATGGACAGTCATGACCGGCAAGCCTTTTCGGCGATCTCCAGTCTGACGGTCGGGGGCTTGCGCGATTGGTTGCTGGAGGCCGCCGCGCAGGACACGGCCGCCGAGACGATCGCCGCGGTCGGGCCGGGCCTGACCCCGGAGATGGTGGCCGCGGTCAGCAAGATCATGCGCAACCAGGACCTGATCGCGGTCGCGGCAGCCACCCGGGTGACTGCCGGATTCCGCACCACGATCGGTGCCCCCGGCACACTGGCGACCCGGCTGCAGCCCAACCACCCCACCGACGACCCCCGCGGGATTGCCGCCTCGGTGCTCGACGGGCTGCTGCTGGGTTGCGGTGATGCCGTGATCGGGGTCAACCCGGCCACCGACTCCCCACAGGCCACCGCCGACCTGCTGGAGTTGCTCGACTCCATTCGCACCCGTTACGACATCCCGGCACAGTCCTGCGTGCTCTCGCACATCACCACGACGATCGGACTGATCGAACGCGGGGCGCCCGTCGACCTCGTCTTCCAGTCCATCGCCGGGACCCAAAGCGCCAACGCCGCGTTCGGGGTCGACATCGCGCTGCTGCGGGAGGGCCGCGACGCCGCCCGCGCGCTGCACCGCGGAACCGTGGGCGACAACGTCATGTACCTCGAGACGGGGCAGGGCTCGGCGCTGAGCTCGCAGTCCCACCTGGGTGTCGGCGGCAAACCGGTGGACCAGCAGACCCTGGAGGCCCGGGCCTACGCGGTGGCCCGCGACCTGCAGCCGCTACTGATCAACACCGTGGTGGGATTCATCGGCCCGGAGTACCTCTACGACGGCAAACAGATCATCCGGGCCGGCCTGGAAGACCACTTCTGCGGCAAGCTGCTCGGCCTGCCGATGGGGGTGGACGTCTGCTACACCAACCACGCCGAGGCCGATCAGAACGACATGGACAACCTGCTGACGCTGCTGGCGGCCGCCCGGGTGGCGTTCGTCATCACGGTGCCCGGCGCCGACGACGTGATGCTCGGCTACCAGAGTCTGGCGTTCCACGACGTGCTGACCACCCGTCGCACCCTCGGGTTGCGGCCCGCCGCCGAGTTCGAGGCGTGGCTGCGCAAGGTGGGCATGGTCGACGAGGCGGGCACGCTCACGCCCTTCGACCTGACCCGATCACCGCTGCGTTCCCTGACCTCGACGGACCAGTGA
- the eat gene encoding ethanolamine permease → MAGVEAHLESADYLQKRQLKSGSAGWLLLAGLGVSYVISGDYSGWNFGLEQGGFGGLAIAAVIIAGMYLALVLGMAELSAALPAAGGGYTFARRALGPWGGFATGTAILIEYAIAPAAIATFIGAYVESLGLFGITSGWWIYLAAYALFIGIHLAGVGEALKVMFVITAIALVGLLVFAVAAVGHFDLANLTNIAPTEAAGASAWLPHGYLGIWAAIPFAIWFFLAIEGVPLAAEEAADPERNVPRGIIAAMAVLLVTCVTVLVLTTGAGGAQEMSTSGNPLVEALGDGTAAKIVNYIGLAGLIASFFSIIYAYSRQLFALSRAGYLPRTLSVTNKRKAPTLALIIPGAIGFVLSLTGQGDLLLNMAVFGAALSYVLMMVSHIVLRVREPDMPRPYRTPGGAVTTGFALVIAVLAVIATFLVNPVAAGWCLAVFAAFMGYFAVYSRHQLVANSPDEEFAILAQAESELT, encoded by the coding sequence GTGGCCGGTGTCGAAGCGCATCTCGAGAGTGCGGACTATCTGCAGAAGCGCCAACTGAAATCGGGCAGTGCGGGCTGGCTGCTGCTGGCCGGCCTCGGCGTCAGCTACGTCATCTCCGGCGACTACTCCGGCTGGAACTTCGGTCTCGAGCAGGGCGGCTTCGGCGGCCTGGCCATCGCGGCCGTCATCATCGCCGGCATGTACCTGGCCCTGGTCCTCGGGATGGCCGAGCTGTCCGCGGCCTTGCCGGCGGCCGGCGGCGGCTACACGTTCGCCCGTCGGGCACTCGGCCCGTGGGGTGGGTTCGCCACCGGCACAGCCATTCTCATCGAATACGCGATCGCCCCGGCCGCCATTGCGACGTTCATCGGCGCCTACGTCGAGTCACTCGGCCTGTTCGGGATCACCAGCGGTTGGTGGATCTATCTGGCGGCCTATGCGCTGTTCATCGGCATCCACCTGGCCGGTGTGGGGGAGGCGCTCAAGGTCATGTTCGTCATCACCGCCATCGCCCTGGTCGGGTTGCTGGTGTTCGCCGTCGCCGCCGTCGGGCACTTCGACCTGGCCAACCTGACCAACATCGCACCCACCGAGGCCGCCGGCGCCTCCGCCTGGCTGCCCCATGGCTACCTGGGGATCTGGGCCGCAATCCCGTTCGCCATCTGGTTCTTCCTCGCGATCGAGGGGGTGCCGCTGGCGGCGGAGGAGGCCGCCGACCCGGAGCGCAACGTGCCCCGCGGCATCATCGCCGCCATGGCCGTGCTGCTGGTCACCTGCGTCACGGTCCTGGTGCTGACCACCGGAGCCGGTGGTGCCCAAGAGATGTCGACCTCGGGCAACCCGCTGGTGGAGGCGCTCGGCGACGGCACCGCCGCCAAGATCGTGAACTACATCGGCCTGGCGGGCCTGATCGCCAGCTTCTTCTCGATCATCTACGCGTACTCGCGACAGTTGTTCGCGCTGTCCCGGGCGGGCTACCTGCCCAGAACGCTGTCGGTGACCAACAAGCGCAAGGCGCCCACCCTGGCGCTGATCATCCCCGGCGCCATTGGCTTCGTGCTGTCGCTGACCGGACAGGGCGACCTGCTGCTGAACATGGCGGTGTTCGGGGCCGCGCTGAGCTACGTGCTGATGATGGTCAGCCACATCGTGTTACGAGTGCGTGAGCCCGACATGCCGCGGCCGTACCGCACCCCGGGCGGCGCGGTGACCACGGGATTCGCGCTGGTCATCGCGGTGCTGGCGGTCATCGCGACCTTCCTGGTCAACCCCGTTGCGGCGGGCTGGTGCCTGGCGGTGTTCGCGGCGTTCATGGGATATTTCGCGGTGTACAGCCGGCACCAGTTGGTGGCCAATTCGCCCGACGAAGAGTTCGCGATCCTGGCCCAGGCCGAGAGCGAATTGACTTGA